From a single Gimesia fumaroli genomic region:
- a CDS encoding pectate lyase produces MTVSFARPRICGLFLLFALLLWGHPEQGLSAEITSADAKQALKKATHYFTSDVATEGGYLWRYSEDLSLREGEGRATDSMVWVQPPGTPTVGQAFLTAYQKTGEPYLLAAAKGAASALVKGQLKSGGWSYTIDFKKRENAQYRIDGGGPKARNVTTFDDNTSQSALHFLILLDQELKFQDQAIHGAVTYALDAFLKAQYPNGGWPQRYSSFPDPKDFPVIKANYPESWSRTFPKKKYQTYYTFNDNAIADLVDLMFLAHHVYKKDRYRDAALKAGDFILLAQMPEPQPAWAQQYNREMQPAWARKFEPPAVTGGESQGIIRTLMQIYIYSGEKKYLAPIPSALAYLKKSELPGGKLARFYELKTNRPLYFTKQYQLTYSSDDMPTHYSFIIKSSVNSLESRYRSLMQASPERLASMRFPTRRVRLTPSLTAKAKSAIDSLNARGAWIKQGDIRTAKQENVPVIDTRVFVQNLTNLANYIAAQKQD; encoded by the coding sequence ATGACTGTCTCTTTTGCTCGTCCGAGAATCTGTGGTTTGTTTTTGCTTTTTGCTCTTTTGTTGTGGGGGCATCCTGAACAAGGCCTTTCGGCGGAGATTACCTCTGCCGATGCGAAACAGGCATTGAAAAAAGCCACACACTATTTCACGAGTGATGTTGCCACCGAGGGCGGTTATCTCTGGCGGTACAGTGAAGATTTATCGCTGCGTGAAGGGGAAGGGCGTGCCACTGATTCGATGGTCTGGGTGCAACCGCCGGGAACGCCGACTGTCGGCCAGGCATTTTTGACCGCATATCAGAAAACCGGTGAACCTTATTTACTTGCTGCCGCCAAAGGAGCCGCCAGTGCTCTGGTGAAAGGTCAGTTGAAATCAGGCGGCTGGTCTTACACGATTGATTTCAAAAAGCGAGAGAATGCCCAGTATCGGATTGATGGAGGCGGCCCCAAAGCACGCAACGTAACCACGTTTGACGATAATACATCACAGTCTGCATTGCACTTTTTAATTTTACTGGATCAAGAACTGAAATTTCAGGATCAGGCGATTCACGGTGCTGTGACCTATGCGCTCGATGCTTTTCTGAAAGCGCAATATCCAAATGGTGGTTGGCCTCAACGTTATTCCAGTTTCCCTGATCCCAAAGATTTCCCGGTAATAAAAGCGAACTATCCGGAAAGCTGGTCGCGCACGTTTCCGAAAAAGAAGTATCAGACATATTACACGTTCAACGATAATGCAATTGCAGATCTGGTCGATCTGATGTTTTTGGCGCATCATGTTTACAAAAAAGATCGCTACCGCGACGCTGCTTTGAAGGCAGGCGACTTTATTCTGCTGGCGCAAATGCCGGAACCGCAGCCAGCCTGGGCACAGCAGTATAATCGGGAAATGCAACCAGCCTGGGCACGGAAATTTGAACCGCCGGCGGTTACCGGAGGCGAGTCGCAGGGAATCATCCGGACATTGATGCAGATTTATATTTATTCCGGCGAGAAAAAATACCTGGCACCGATTCCGTCTGCACTGGCGTATTTGAAAAAGTCGGAATTGCCGGGTGGAAAGCTGGCGCGGTTTTACGAACTGAAAACGAATCGCCCGTTGTACTTCACCAAACAATATCAGTTGACCTACAGTTCGGACGATATGCCAACACACTACAGTTTCATTATCAAATCCAGCGTCAATTCGCTCGAGAGTCGCTATCGGAGTCTTATGCAGGCCTCTCCGGAGCGATTGGCGTCGATGAGATTTCCCACACGCCGCGTGCGACTGACGCCATCACTAACGGCGAAAGCGAAGTCCGCGATTGATTCACTGAATGCACGCGGGGCCTGGATCAAGCAGGGTGACATTCGCACTGCAAAGCAGGAGAATGTACCCGTGATTGATACGCGCGTCTTTGTGCAGAATCTGACCAATCTCGCTAACTATATCGCTGCCCAAAAACAAGATTGA
- a CDS encoding BBP7 family outer membrane beta-barrel protein, with amino-acid sequence MSRTSWKVMLITPFRLSALLVLLSSAVLPVGQKQSAAADDGTTETVMHGDADMMDEEAVGDAGFFSGVNTYSRSIVRQLPVDRGWTYDSPIDKSIKNLFKTSRLRIDYLHWSMEGPEDVLLSAPILGVADPTEPEAVFDRSTGIGRGNGVALEYNDNSMDTNGMRGVLEFPLPEGSLEWNVWGLFKNESHRPTDSIYATQDNLIPGDNLVVVTNFNVNGELASNTNVYDTSYTVDLNTEMVGTGVNYVLDSYLPGEGFRMRPLFGFRVISLRENMNQVGVDSGGGIGTPRTTTIYSKVENRVFGPSIGARAEFRHSRFSIGAEPKFTFGFNRNTNQVRTNQLFEATDPTFVSVQKNNEFSPTFQLSLYAKLNVNDHLRCFIGYDYLFIGQISRAFNIIDYNEDRAATNPAVGTKVRQENSGFTTDGLTAGIELVW; translated from the coding sequence ATGAGTCGCACATCCTGGAAAGTAATGTTGATTACTCCATTCAGACTAAGTGCACTACTGGTGTTGCTGAGTTCTGCCGTTCTACCGGTGGGGCAGAAACAATCAGCAGCAGCCGATGATGGCACGACGGAAACTGTCATGCACGGTGATGCGGATATGATGGACGAAGAAGCTGTGGGTGACGCGGGATTTTTCTCTGGTGTCAACACATATTCCAGATCGATCGTTCGTCAGTTACCTGTCGATCGCGGGTGGACTTACGATTCACCGATTGATAAATCCATCAAGAATCTATTCAAGACATCCCGATTACGTATTGATTATCTACATTGGTCTATGGAAGGCCCAGAAGATGTATTGTTGAGTGCACCGATTTTGGGAGTGGCGGATCCTACAGAACCGGAAGCCGTTTTTGATCGCTCGACCGGTATCGGAAGAGGGAATGGAGTGGCTCTGGAATATAATGACAACTCTATGGATACAAACGGGATGCGGGGCGTCCTCGAATTTCCCTTGCCAGAAGGTAGCCTGGAGTGGAATGTCTGGGGCCTGTTTAAAAATGAATCTCATCGTCCCACGGACTCCATCTATGCCACACAAGACAATTTGATCCCCGGAGATAATCTGGTGGTCGTGACAAACTTTAATGTGAATGGCGAACTGGCATCCAACACAAACGTGTATGACACGAGTTATACCGTCGATCTGAACACCGAAATGGTGGGGACCGGAGTCAATTATGTTCTGGATTCTTACTTGCCCGGAGAAGGGTTTCGCATGCGGCCTTTGTTTGGTTTCCGTGTTATCAGCTTGCGGGAAAATATGAATCAGGTGGGTGTTGATTCCGGTGGTGGAATTGGAACACCTCGTACCACAACCATCTATTCCAAAGTGGAGAATAGGGTGTTTGGTCCCAGCATTGGTGCACGGGCCGAATTCAGACATAGTCGATTCTCAATCGGAGCAGAACCGAAATTTACCTTTGGTTTCAACCGAAATACGAACCAGGTCAGAACAAATCAGTTGTTCGAAGCCACCGATCCCACCTTCGTTTCCGTACAGAAAAATAATGAATTTTCACCCACATTCCAGCTTTCACTTTATGCAAAACTGAATGTGAATGATCACTTGCGTTGTTTTATCGGTTATGACTATCTGTTTATCGGACAGATCTCACGTGCCTTCAATATCATTGATTATAATGAAGATCGTGCGGCAACGAATCCTGCAGTAGGAACAAAAGTCCGGCAGGAGAACTCTGGGTTCACAACCGATGGTTTGACAGCAGGGATTGAACTGGTCTGGTAA
- a CDS encoding GntP family permease has translation MLEDYPFLILGIGIAIVIGMIIFLKINAFLALITAAMAVSLLGPESADGINRIKRVAIAFGDSVSGIGIVIALAAIIGKCMMDSGAADRIVRTFLNALGEKNASLALMGSGFVLAVPVFFDTVFYLLIPLARSLYRSTKRNYLMYIMAIAAGGAITHTLVPPTPGPLSMADNLGVDLGKMIFVGVLVALPAAFAGILYAMFANRLMNIPMRDIAEHKDPDPLEEHELPSLMVSLSPIVLPVLMITANTLVNSMIASGTGPQSLLEKISPFTSVIGDANFALLVATAIALVILFRQRNLTLLKLGASVENALMSGGVIILITAGGGAFGKMLTVAQIGPAIQAKFGSAEGDATGLSFLFLGFGIAALLKIAQGSSTVAMITTSAMLATMNVNTEMLGFDPVYLATAIGAGSLIGSWMNDSGFWIFCKMSGLTEEEALKSWTPLLIVLGFTSLGTTVLLSIVWPMT, from the coding sequence ATGTTGGAAGACTATCCTTTTTTGATTCTAGGCATTGGCATCGCCATTGTCATCGGCATGATTATCTTTCTGAAGATCAATGCATTTCTGGCATTGATCACAGCGGCAATGGCAGTCAGCCTGCTGGGGCCCGAATCAGCGGATGGCATTAATCGCATTAAACGCGTTGCCATTGCGTTCGGCGATTCTGTCTCCGGTATTGGTATTGTGATCGCGCTCGCAGCGATCATCGGAAAATGTATGATGGACAGTGGAGCTGCCGACCGGATCGTTCGAACGTTCCTGAATGCGCTCGGCGAAAAAAATGCGTCGCTGGCGCTGATGGGAAGTGGCTTCGTCCTGGCCGTCCCTGTCTTTTTTGATACCGTCTTCTATCTGTTAATCCCCCTGGCTCGTTCGCTGTATCGCAGCACCAAGCGTAACTATCTGATGTATATCATGGCGATCGCTGCGGGAGGCGCAATCACACATACCCTGGTCCCCCCGACCCCCGGTCCGCTCTCCATGGCTGATAATCTTGGGGTTGATCTGGGAAAAATGATTTTTGTCGGTGTGCTCGTCGCACTGCCTGCTGCGTTTGCAGGTATTCTCTATGCAATGTTTGCCAATCGCCTGATGAATATTCCGATGCGCGACATCGCCGAACATAAAGACCCCGATCCTCTCGAAGAACATGAATTGCCTTCGCTCATGGTCTCGCTCAGTCCCATCGTATTACCTGTGTTGATGATTACTGCCAACACACTTGTGAATTCCATGATCGCCAGTGGCACCGGCCCGCAAAGCCTGCTGGAAAAAATCAGTCCGTTCACCTCCGTGATTGGCGACGCCAACTTTGCTCTCCTGGTGGCAACGGCAATCGCCCTCGTGATCCTGTTCCGACAGCGAAATCTGACACTGCTCAAATTAGGAGCCAGCGTGGAAAATGCGTTGATGAGTGGTGGCGTGATTATTCTGATCACCGCAGGCGGTGGCGCGTTTGGAAAAATGTTGACAGTGGCTCAAATCGGCCCAGCCATTCAAGCGAAGTTCGGCAGTGCGGAAGGAGACGCTACCGGACTCAGTTTTCTGTTTCTGGGATTCGGAATCGCTGCTCTGCTGAAAATCGCGCAGGGTTCCAGTACCGTCGCCATGATTACCACATCTGCTATGCTGGCAACAATGAACGTGAATACCGAAATGCTCGGATTTGATCCGGTCTACCTCGCTACGGCTATTGGAGCAGGTTCACTCATCGGTTCCTGGATGAACGACAGTGGCTTCTGGATCTTCTGTAAGATGAGTGGCCTCACCGAAGAAGAGGCACTCAAATCTTGGACACCGCTACTGATTGTGTTAGGTTTTACCAGCCTGGGAACCACTGTCTTGCTCTCCATTGTCTGGCCGATGACGTAA
- a CDS encoding DUF6807 domain-containing protein gives MSQLFPDCQIIPQPDFQFSFRVKGKERLRWHHDPKYSRPFFYPLTGPSEIPLTRIGHPGAPNHDHHRSIWFAHHQVLGINFWAENTGAQIIQKRWLSIDEREDEAILAVELDWMDGHNPQPLLRQESISAIRTNEKDELFLELQSTFYPISESLEFQKTNFGFLAVRVAKSISSFFGAGTITNSRQQVGEKNIFGKPAEWMDYSGPVAPNITEGITYFYHPSNPVAGPEKSVSWHIREDGWMGASPCMHGPLETTRKAPLTFRFLLQAHAGEINHAQTDKIYKAFAQSQPFQIKKPSQRHTSATVTRVA, from the coding sequence ATGAGTCAACTGTTTCCTGATTGTCAAATCATTCCCCAGCCCGATTTTCAGTTTTCCTTTCGTGTGAAAGGCAAAGAACGACTGCGCTGGCACCACGATCCCAAATACTCACGGCCCTTCTTTTACCCACTGACAGGTCCCTCCGAGATCCCCTTGACCCGCATCGGACATCCGGGTGCTCCCAACCATGATCACCATCGCTCTATTTGGTTTGCCCATCATCAGGTTCTGGGCATCAATTTCTGGGCAGAAAATACCGGGGCCCAGATTATCCAGAAACGCTGGCTCTCGATCGATGAACGAGAAGACGAAGCGATTCTGGCTGTGGAACTGGATTGGATGGACGGCCATAATCCTCAGCCGTTATTACGCCAGGAATCGATTTCGGCGATCAGAACTAACGAGAAAGACGAGTTGTTTCTGGAACTACAATCCACTTTTTACCCGATTTCTGAATCACTCGAGTTTCAGAAAACCAATTTTGGATTTCTGGCCGTCCGTGTCGCGAAATCCATTTCCAGTTTTTTTGGAGCGGGAACGATCACCAATAGTAGACAACAGGTCGGCGAGAAAAACATCTTCGGCAAGCCAGCAGAGTGGATGGATTATTCAGGCCCTGTCGCACCCAATATCACAGAAGGCATCACCTACTTTTACCATCCGTCCAATCCTGTAGCCGGGCCGGAAAAATCTGTCTCGTGGCACATACGCGAAGATGGCTGGATGGGAGCTTCTCCCTGCATGCACGGCCCGCTCGAAACAACTCGTAAGGCGCCGCTCACATTTCGCTTCCTGTTGCAGGCACACGCGGGTGAAATCAATCACGCTCAGACCGACAAAATCTATAAAGCGTTTGCTCAAAGTCAGCCATTTCAAATCAAGAAGCCGAGCCAGCGGCACACCAGTGCCACGGTAACGAGGGTCGCGTAA